The sequence GCCGGTGCCATTCGTCGTGTACGCCAATGCCGAGCGATGCGGCATGCGCGCGGCGCCCCTTGAAAGGCGTGAGCTCGGCTTCACCGACCAGCGTGTCGCCGACCGTTGCGGCGATCAGGATCTCGGGGGCCTCGCGTTTTTCGAGGTATTCGCGCGTGCTGGCAAGCGTCTGAAACGGCACGTGCGGATTGCCGTTTACCACCACCGGCAACTGCAGCATCGCGTGGAATTGTTCTACGTCGGCCACGCGCAACGCGCGCAGCGTCAGACCCTCGGGCAAGCTCTCAGATTTGGATTTTGTTTTTATGTCTTGATTCATAGGCTCATAACGTCAATTCGAATGACCTCGCCAGGATGCCGGGCAGTTGCATACCGCCCGTGGCGCGCTCGCCCCATGTTGAGTCGCTCAATAGCAATTCCGCTTGCGCGCCGAGTTGTTCGAGTTCGCTGCCGAGCAGACGATACAAACTGTCGTCGAAACGCATGGCTTCGAGCGGCGCGACGATCTGCCCGTTCTCGACCCAGAAGGTCGCAAAGCGCGTCATGCCGGTCAGGCGGCAATTCATCCGGTCCGAGAAATTCACGTACCAGAGATTGCCGATGTAGAGACCGGTATCGAGCTTCGCCAGCACGTCGTCTTCCAGCAGATCGCCCGCTTGCATCGAGAGCGCCGCCGGCGACTCGCTCGCCAGCGCACCATTGGGCGTCAAGCCGTACTCGCGCGCGCTACGGGCATTGGTCAGACGTTCCGCACTGCGGCCGGCCTGGATCAACGGGACGCTTTCGCGCAGGTAGCCGTCGTCGTTGAAGCCGGGTGTAATGCCGAGATTCAGATCTTCGCTGATCGTGACGCGCGGGTCGACTACGATTTCTCCCACATGCAGCTTGTACAACTCGCTGCGCGAACTCGCCTGGGCACGGGCGGAGAAACCGCTCCATGCCGTCACGCCGAGCAATTCCGCGAGCGCCGCCGGTGCCAGATACGAGCGATAACGTCCCGGCTCCAACGTGCGCGGTGTGCGCGCCAGCACGGCGAGACGCGTGGCGGCCTGTTCGACCTTGCTCGCGAAAACAGCATCGCTCCAGTCGTCGCCCGCGTAAGTCGTTTTGATGGCGCGGCCGCTCGGGTCGTATAGCGACCAGCTGAAATTGAAGTTATCGACTTCGTACCAGCCACGGCTGCCGCTCGTGGACGCAAAACCGCGCACGATCGTGCCGCCCGCATAAAAGCCCACGAAATCCAGCCCTTGCGCGCATTCGGCGACGGTGCGCAACAAGCCGCCCGGCTCCGGCAGCTTGCCCGAACGTTGCGTGGCGCGCTGCCAGTGCGACGTGTCGAACAACAGATGCGGATCGTCCGCCGCCCCACGCAGGCTTTCACGCAAGGTGGCGAGCGCGGCGTTCACATCGTCCAGATCCTGTTGCAGATCGCCGCAAACAGTCAGCGTCGAATAGGCCTGGCGTGCGCCGTCGATCAGGCGCAAGGTCAGCTTGCCTTGCGACACGCTGCCGATCTGCCGCACCTTGCTCGAGTTGAAACGGATAAAGTCCGACTGTTCGCCGGCAAATGAACTCAGCGTGGTTTCCGCGCCTTGCTGCAAGCGTTCGATGGCATCGGCCAGTGACGTGAAATGCTGCTGCCAGTCGATCGACGTAACGGAGCGCGAAGACAGGAATTGACTCATCATGCGCCTCCGAACACGTCGATATTGCTGAACACGCAAGCCGGCGAGGCGTGGCCGACGCGGATGATCTGTGCCGGTTCGCCCTTGCCGCACATGGACGTGCCGTACACCTCGCGCGTATCCGCGTTGCCCACCGCGCTCAGACTGCGCCAGAAATTCGCCGAGATGCCGCGGTAATTCGGCTGCTTGACGACCTGGGTGAGCTTGCCGTTTTCGATCAGTTGACCGAATTCGCAGCCGAACTGGAATTTGTTGCGATGGTCGTCGATCGACCAGGATGTATTGGTGCGCATCAGAATGCCGTGTTCGATGTTGCCGATCATCTGCTCCAGCGAACGCTCGCCGGGTTCAATGTTCAGATTCGCCATCCGGTCGATCGGCGGGCGGTTCCAGTTCGACGCACGCGAATTCGCCACGCCGGCCATATGCGCGCGTTGCTGCGAAAGCGCGCCGCCGAGCGGACGTTCGAGGACACCGTCACGAATCAGGTATTGCTTGTGCGCTTCCGTGCCGTCATCGTCGAATGCGTACGAGGCAGCTTCCTCACGCAATTCCGGGTCGAAGGTCACGTTCAGCAGTTCCGAACCGTAGCGGTACGAGCCGAACATTTCCTTCTTGACGAAGCTCCAGCCGGCGAAGTTGCGCTCATCACCGAGAATACGATCGAGTTCGAGCGGATGGCCGATCGATTCGTGAATCTGCAACATCATCTGATCGGGCATCAGCAGCAAATCGCGCTTGCCTGACGGGCAATTCGGCGCGGCCAGCAATTGCAGCGCTTCATTGGCGACGCGGACACCCGAGCCGTCGAAGCCGAAGCGTGTCAGCACTTCCATGCCGCCCTGCCCCAGCGTGCCGTAGTTTCCGCCAAGGGTACGCACTTGCGTATCGCCGTCCGCGTGTGCGGCCACGCTCAATTGCGGCATCACGAACTGGAACTGCTGATCGATCCGCACGCCGTCGCCGGTCATGTAGAGCTGATCGGTGTGTGTGATCTGCACCGCCGCGATGCGTTCGACAATCCGCGCATCGAGATTCGCGCCCGCACATTCCACGGCGAGGCGGTCTAACCATTCGGCGCGGCTTGGCAACGCACGCTGCGCGTTCGGCGACACATAGTGGCCGCTGACCGCAGGACGCGCCACTTCGCGATGGTCGATCAGCGACAAGGCGGCGCTCGCTTCCGCTCGGGCCGTGGCAAGATCCAGCGCGGCCTGCAAACCGGCGGCACTCAGATTCGCGGTAGCCGCATACCCGGCTCCCGCGCCCACCCATGCGATCAGCATCGCGCCGCGATCGCGCACGGTGCGCATGGGCTGCGCGATGTCGTTGCGAATCTCGTGATCGTCGATCTGTTCGTCGACAATGCGCAGCGACCAGAACGCCGCGCGGCTTGTAAGCGACCGGGCGGCTTGCGCCCAACGTTCGTCAATCATTAACCGTTCCCGTATGAGTCTTTGTTGCCCCCGCCGGCGACACGATCAGCGACGAGGCCAGCAGCGACTGAGTATATGGATGCGACGGCGCGTGCAACACATCGAGTGTGTCGCCGGCCTCAACAATGCGGCCTGACTTCATCACGATCACGCGATGCGCCATGGCTCGCATCACCGCCAGATCGTGCGTAATGAACAAATAGCTTAGCTTGTACTTTTTCTGCAGATTTGTCAGTAGATTCAGCACCTGTTTCTGGATCGATACGTCGAGTGCACTGGTCGGCTCGTCGAGCACCAGCAATTCGGGCTCGACCGCGAGCGCTCGCGCAATCGCAATACGCT comes from Burkholderia sp. GAS332 and encodes:
- a CDS encoding putative acetyltransferase, producing the protein MNQDIKTKSKSESLPEGLTLRALRVADVEQFHAMLQLPVVVNGNPHVPFQTLASTREYLEKREAPEILIAATVGDTLVGEAELTPFKGRRAHAASLGIGVHDEWHRHGIGTALMTELLDLADNWLGLRRLELEVFADNHAPLALYRKFGFEIEAHQRGAVLRRGVLIDCYFMARLREAAPWMSTSSSANFAAE
- a CDS encoding Predicted Zn-dependent protease or its inactivated homolog; translated protein: MSQFLSSRSVTSIDWQQHFTSLADAIERLQQGAETTLSSFAGEQSDFIRFNSSKVRQIGSVSQGKLTLRLIDGARQAYSTLTVCGDLQQDLDDVNAALATLRESLRGAADDPHLLFDTSHWQRATQRSGKLPEPGGLLRTVAECAQGLDFVGFYAGGTIVRGFASTSGSRGWYEVDNFNFSWSLYDPSGRAIKTTYAGDDWSDAVFASKVEQAATRLAVLARTPRTLEPGRYRSYLAPAALAELLGVTAWSGFSARAQASSRSELYKLHVGEIVVDPRVTISEDLNLGITPGFNDDGYLRESVPLIQAGRSAERLTNARSAREYGLTPNGALASESPAALSMQAGDLLEDDVLAKLDTGLYIGNLWYVNFSDRMNCRLTGMTRFATFWVENGQIVAPLEAMRFDDSLYRLLGSELEQLGAQAELLLSDSTWGERATGGMQLPGILARSFELTL
- a CDS encoding Predicted Zn-dependent protease or its inactivated homolog, encoding MIDERWAQAARSLTSRAAFWSLRIVDEQIDDHEIRNDIAQPMRTVRDRGAMLIAWVGAGAGYAATANLSAAGLQAALDLATARAEASAALSLIDHREVARPAVSGHYVSPNAQRALPSRAEWLDRLAVECAGANLDARIVERIAAVQITHTDQLYMTGDGVRIDQQFQFVMPQLSVAAHADGDTQVRTLGGNYGTLGQGGMEVLTRFGFDGSGVRVANEALQLLAAPNCPSGKRDLLLMPDQMMLQIHESIGHPLELDRILGDERNFAGWSFVKKEMFGSYRYGSELLNVTFDPELREEAASYAFDDDGTEAHKQYLIRDGVLERPLGGALSQQRAHMAGVANSRASNWNRPPIDRMANLNIEPGERSLEQMIGNIEHGILMRTNTSWSIDDHRNKFQFGCEFGQLIENGKLTQVVKQPNYRGISANFWRSLSAVGNADTREVYGTSMCGKGEPAQIIRVGHASPACVFSNIDVFGGA